One Microtus ochrogaster isolate Prairie Vole_2 unplaced genomic scaffold, MicOch1.0 UNK106, whole genome shotgun sequence genomic window carries:
- the Eif2b4 gene encoding translation initiation factor eIF-2B subunit delta isoform X4 — protein MAAVAVAVRGESRSEMKTELSPRPGAAGREMTQEEKLQLRKEKKQQKKKRKEEKGADQDAGSTVSAAQRQDPTRELPGPGSQSGGTAGEKVPAGRSKAELRAERRAKQEAERALKQARKGEQEGPPRQACPSTAGEASAGVKRLPEPTQVDDPSPPRRLTRKPERQQVPTRKDYGSKVSLFSHLPQYSRQNSLTQYMSVPSSVIHPAMVRLGLQYSQGLVSGSNARCIALLHALQQVIQDYTTPPSEELSRDLVNKLKPYISFLAQCRPLSASMCNAIKFLNKEITGMSSSKREEEAKSELREAIDRYMQEKIVLAAQAISRFASKKISNGDVILVYGCSSLVSRILQEAWVEGKQFRVVVVDSRPRLEGRHMLRSLVRAGVPTSYLLIPAASYVLPEVSKVLLGAHALLANGSVMSRVGTAQLALVARAHNVPVLVCCETYKFCERVQTDAFVSNELDDPDDLQCKRGEQVVLANWQNHPSLRLLNLVYDVTPPELVDLVITELGMIPCSSVPVVLRVKSSDQ, from the exons ATGGCTGCGGTGGCGGTGGCCGTTCGCGGAG AGTCCAGATCCGAGATGAAAACAGAACTTTCTCCTCGGCCAGGG GCAGCGGGGCGGGAGATGACCCAAGAAGAGAAGCTTCAGCTtcggaaagaaaagaaacagcagaagaAGAAGcggaaggaggaaaagggggcAGACCAAGACGCTGGCTCTACCGTATCTGCAGCTCAGCGGCAAG ACCCAACCAGAGAACTCCCAGGACCCGGTAGTCAGTCGGGAGGCACTGCTGGGGAGAAAGTTCCAGCTGGCCGGAGTAAGGCCGAACTTCGTGCTGAAAGGAGAgccaagcaggaggcagagcgGGCCCTGAAACAGGCAAGGAAAGGGGAACAAGAAGGGCCCCCTCGTCAGGCCTGCCCCAGTACAGCTGGAGAAGCCTCAGCAG GTGTGAAGCGCCTCCCGGAACCCACCCAGGTCGACGACCCCTCACCTCCGAGGAGGCTTACTAGAAAGCCAGAGCGACAGCAG GTTCCTACACGAAAGGATTATGGATCCAAAGTCAGTCTCTTCTCCCACCTACCCCAGTACAGCAGACAAAACTCCTTGACCCAGTACATGAG CGTCCCATCCTCTGTGATCCACCCAGCCATGGTGCGACTCGGTCTGCAGTACTCCCAGGGCCTCGTCAGTGGCTCCAATGCCCGGTGTATCGCACTCCTCCACGCCTTGCAGCAG GTGATTCAGGATTACACAACACCTCCCAGTGAGGAACTCTCCAGGGATCTTGTAAATAAACTAAAACCCTACATCAG CTTCCTGGCCCAGTGCCGCCCCCTGTCGGCAAGCATGTGCAACGCCATCAAGTTCCTTAACAAGGAAATCACTGGCATGAGCAGCTCCAAGCGGGAAGAGGAG GCCAAGTCAGAACTTAGAGAAGCCATCGATCGGTATATGCAAGAGAAGATCGTGCTTGCAGCTCAGGCAATTTCACGATTTGCTTCTAAGAAGATCAGTAATGGGGACGTGATCCTGGTATATGGATG CTCCTCTCTAGTGTCACGGATTCTTCAGGAAGCATGGGTTGAGGGTAAGCAGTTtcgagtggtggtggtggacagCCGGCCCCGACTTGAGGGAAGGCACATGCTCCGTTCTCTTGTCCGTGCTGGGGTCCCAACTTCCTACCTGCTGATTCCTGCAGCCTCCTATGTGCTCCCAGAG GTTTCCAAGGTGCTATTGGGAGCTCACGCACTCCTGGCCAATGGATCTGTGATGTCTCGGGTAGGGACAGCACAGTTGGCCCTCGTAGCTCGAGCACATAATGTCCCAGTACTGGTCTGCTGTGAAACATACAAGTTCTGTGAACGTGTGCAGACTGATGCCTTTGTCTCTAACGAGCTAG ATGACCCCGATGATCTGCAGTGTAAGCGGGGAGAACAGGTGGTCTTGGCGAACTGGCAGAACCATCCATCACTCCGGTTATTGAATCTGGTCTATGACGTGACTCCCCCTGAGCTCGTGGATCTGGTGATCACAGAACTGGGCATGATCCCTTGTAGCTCTGTGCCTGTTGTCCTTCGAGTCAAGAGCAGTGACCAGTGA
- the Eif2b4 gene encoding translation initiation factor eIF-2B subunit delta isoform X3, with protein MAAVAVAVRGESRSEMKTELSPRPGAAGREMTQEEKLQLRKEKKQQKKKRKEEKGADQDAGSTVSAAQRQVDPTRELPGPGSQSGGTAGEKVPAGRSKAELRAERRAKQEAERALKQARKGEQEGPPRQACPSTAGEASAGVKRLPEPTQVDDPSPPRRLTRKPERQQVPTRKDYGSKVSLFSHLPQYSRQNSLTQYMSVPSSVIHPAMVRLGLQYSQGLVSGSNARCIALLHALQQVIQDYTTPPSEELSRDLVNKLKPYISFLAQCRPLSASMCNAIKFLNKEITGMSSSKREEEAKSELREAIDRYMQEKIVLAAQAISRFASKKISNGDVILVYGCSSLVSRILQEAWVEGKQFRVVVVDSRPRLEGRHMLRSLVRAGVPTSYLLIPAASYVLPEVSKVLLGAHALLANGSVMSRVGTAQLALVARAHNVPVLVCCETYKFCERVQTDAFVSNELDDPDDLQCKRGEQVVLANWQNHPSLRLLNLVYDVTPPELVDLVITELGMIPCSSVPVVLRVKSSDQ; from the exons ATGGCTGCGGTGGCGGTGGCCGTTCGCGGAG AGTCCAGATCCGAGATGAAAACAGAACTTTCTCCTCGGCCAGGG GCAGCGGGGCGGGAGATGACCCAAGAAGAGAAGCTTCAGCTtcggaaagaaaagaaacagcagaagaAGAAGcggaaggaggaaaagggggcAGACCAAGACGCTGGCTCTACCGTATCTGCAGCTCAGCGGCAAG TAGACCCAACCAGAGAACTCCCAGGACCCGGTAGTCAGTCGGGAGGCACTGCTGGGGAGAAAGTTCCAGCTGGCCGGAGTAAGGCCGAACTTCGTGCTGAAAGGAGAgccaagcaggaggcagagcgGGCCCTGAAACAGGCAAGGAAAGGGGAACAAGAAGGGCCCCCTCGTCAGGCCTGCCCCAGTACAGCTGGAGAAGCCTCAGCAG GTGTGAAGCGCCTCCCGGAACCCACCCAGGTCGACGACCCCTCACCTCCGAGGAGGCTTACTAGAAAGCCAGAGCGACAGCAG GTTCCTACACGAAAGGATTATGGATCCAAAGTCAGTCTCTTCTCCCACCTACCCCAGTACAGCAGACAAAACTCCTTGACCCAGTACATGAG CGTCCCATCCTCTGTGATCCACCCAGCCATGGTGCGACTCGGTCTGCAGTACTCCCAGGGCCTCGTCAGTGGCTCCAATGCCCGGTGTATCGCACTCCTCCACGCCTTGCAGCAG GTGATTCAGGATTACACAACACCTCCCAGTGAGGAACTCTCCAGGGATCTTGTAAATAAACTAAAACCCTACATCAG CTTCCTGGCCCAGTGCCGCCCCCTGTCGGCAAGCATGTGCAACGCCATCAAGTTCCTTAACAAGGAAATCACTGGCATGAGCAGCTCCAAGCGGGAAGAGGAG GCCAAGTCAGAACTTAGAGAAGCCATCGATCGGTATATGCAAGAGAAGATCGTGCTTGCAGCTCAGGCAATTTCACGATTTGCTTCTAAGAAGATCAGTAATGGGGACGTGATCCTGGTATATGGATG CTCCTCTCTAGTGTCACGGATTCTTCAGGAAGCATGGGTTGAGGGTAAGCAGTTtcgagtggtggtggtggacagCCGGCCCCGACTTGAGGGAAGGCACATGCTCCGTTCTCTTGTCCGTGCTGGGGTCCCAACTTCCTACCTGCTGATTCCTGCAGCCTCCTATGTGCTCCCAGAG GTTTCCAAGGTGCTATTGGGAGCTCACGCACTCCTGGCCAATGGATCTGTGATGTCTCGGGTAGGGACAGCACAGTTGGCCCTCGTAGCTCGAGCACATAATGTCCCAGTACTGGTCTGCTGTGAAACATACAAGTTCTGTGAACGTGTGCAGACTGATGCCTTTGTCTCTAACGAGCTAG ATGACCCCGATGATCTGCAGTGTAAGCGGGGAGAACAGGTGGTCTTGGCGAACTGGCAGAACCATCCATCACTCCGGTTATTGAATCTGGTCTATGACGTGACTCCCCCTGAGCTCGTGGATCTGGTGATCACAGAACTGGGCATGATCCCTTGTAGCTCTGTGCCTGTTGTCCTTCGAGTCAAGAGCAGTGACCAGTGA
- the Eif2b4 gene encoding translation initiation factor eIF-2B subunit delta isoform X2 has translation MPTQQPTAPTSLPKPSRSLSGSLCALFSDAESRSEMKTELSPRPGAAGREMTQEEKLQLRKEKKQQKKKRKEEKGADQDAGSTVSAAQRQDPTRELPGPGSQSGGTAGEKVPAGRSKAELRAERRAKQEAERALKQARKGEQEGPPRQACPSTAGEASAGVKRLPEPTQVDDPSPPRRLTRKPERQQVPTRKDYGSKVSLFSHLPQYSRQNSLTQYMSVPSSVIHPAMVRLGLQYSQGLVSGSNARCIALLHALQQVIQDYTTPPSEELSRDLVNKLKPYISFLAQCRPLSASMCNAIKFLNKEITGMSSSKREEEAKSELREAIDRYMQEKIVLAAQAISRFASKKISNGDVILVYGCSSLVSRILQEAWVEGKQFRVVVVDSRPRLEGRHMLRSLVRAGVPTSYLLIPAASYVLPEVSKVLLGAHALLANGSVMSRVGTAQLALVARAHNVPVLVCCETYKFCERVQTDAFVSNELDDPDDLQCKRGEQVVLANWQNHPSLRLLNLVYDVTPPELVDLVITELGMIPCSSVPVVLRVKSSDQ, from the exons ATGCCAACCCAGCAGCCTACTGCGCCGACAAGTCTCCCCAAGCCCTCCCGGAGCCTCTCTGGCTCACTCTGTGCCCTGTTTTCTGATGCAGAGTCCAGATCCGAGATGAAAACAGAACTTTCTCCTCGGCCAGGG GCAGCGGGGCGGGAGATGACCCAAGAAGAGAAGCTTCAGCTtcggaaagaaaagaaacagcagaagaAGAAGcggaaggaggaaaagggggcAGACCAAGACGCTGGCTCTACCGTATCTGCAGCTCAGCGGCAAG ACCCAACCAGAGAACTCCCAGGACCCGGTAGTCAGTCGGGAGGCACTGCTGGGGAGAAAGTTCCAGCTGGCCGGAGTAAGGCCGAACTTCGTGCTGAAAGGAGAgccaagcaggaggcagagcgGGCCCTGAAACAGGCAAGGAAAGGGGAACAAGAAGGGCCCCCTCGTCAGGCCTGCCCCAGTACAGCTGGAGAAGCCTCAGCAG GTGTGAAGCGCCTCCCGGAACCCACCCAGGTCGACGACCCCTCACCTCCGAGGAGGCTTACTAGAAAGCCAGAGCGACAGCAG GTTCCTACACGAAAGGATTATGGATCCAAAGTCAGTCTCTTCTCCCACCTACCCCAGTACAGCAGACAAAACTCCTTGACCCAGTACATGAG CGTCCCATCCTCTGTGATCCACCCAGCCATGGTGCGACTCGGTCTGCAGTACTCCCAGGGCCTCGTCAGTGGCTCCAATGCCCGGTGTATCGCACTCCTCCACGCCTTGCAGCAG GTGATTCAGGATTACACAACACCTCCCAGTGAGGAACTCTCCAGGGATCTTGTAAATAAACTAAAACCCTACATCAG CTTCCTGGCCCAGTGCCGCCCCCTGTCGGCAAGCATGTGCAACGCCATCAAGTTCCTTAACAAGGAAATCACTGGCATGAGCAGCTCCAAGCGGGAAGAGGAG GCCAAGTCAGAACTTAGAGAAGCCATCGATCGGTATATGCAAGAGAAGATCGTGCTTGCAGCTCAGGCAATTTCACGATTTGCTTCTAAGAAGATCAGTAATGGGGACGTGATCCTGGTATATGGATG CTCCTCTCTAGTGTCACGGATTCTTCAGGAAGCATGGGTTGAGGGTAAGCAGTTtcgagtggtggtggtggacagCCGGCCCCGACTTGAGGGAAGGCACATGCTCCGTTCTCTTGTCCGTGCTGGGGTCCCAACTTCCTACCTGCTGATTCCTGCAGCCTCCTATGTGCTCCCAGAG GTTTCCAAGGTGCTATTGGGAGCTCACGCACTCCTGGCCAATGGATCTGTGATGTCTCGGGTAGGGACAGCACAGTTGGCCCTCGTAGCTCGAGCACATAATGTCCCAGTACTGGTCTGCTGTGAAACATACAAGTTCTGTGAACGTGTGCAGACTGATGCCTTTGTCTCTAACGAGCTAG ATGACCCCGATGATCTGCAGTGTAAGCGGGGAGAACAGGTGGTCTTGGCGAACTGGCAGAACCATCCATCACTCCGGTTATTGAATCTGGTCTATGACGTGACTCCCCCTGAGCTCGTGGATCTGGTGATCACAGAACTGGGCATGATCCCTTGTAGCTCTGTGCCTGTTGTCCTTCGAGTCAAGAGCAGTGACCAGTGA
- the Eif2b4 gene encoding translation initiation factor eIF-2B subunit delta isoform X1: MPTQQPTAPTSLPKPSRSLSGSLCALFSDAESRSEMKTELSPRPGAAGREMTQEEKLQLRKEKKQQKKKRKEEKGADQDAGSTVSAAQRQVDPTRELPGPGSQSGGTAGEKVPAGRSKAELRAERRAKQEAERALKQARKGEQEGPPRQACPSTAGEASAGVKRLPEPTQVDDPSPPRRLTRKPERQQVPTRKDYGSKVSLFSHLPQYSRQNSLTQYMSVPSSVIHPAMVRLGLQYSQGLVSGSNARCIALLHALQQVIQDYTTPPSEELSRDLVNKLKPYISFLAQCRPLSASMCNAIKFLNKEITGMSSSKREEEAKSELREAIDRYMQEKIVLAAQAISRFASKKISNGDVILVYGCSSLVSRILQEAWVEGKQFRVVVVDSRPRLEGRHMLRSLVRAGVPTSYLLIPAASYVLPEVSKVLLGAHALLANGSVMSRVGTAQLALVARAHNVPVLVCCETYKFCERVQTDAFVSNELDDPDDLQCKRGEQVVLANWQNHPSLRLLNLVYDVTPPELVDLVITELGMIPCSSVPVVLRVKSSDQ, encoded by the exons ATGCCAACCCAGCAGCCTACTGCGCCGACAAGTCTCCCCAAGCCCTCCCGGAGCCTCTCTGGCTCACTCTGTGCCCTGTTTTCTGATGCAGAGTCCAGATCCGAGATGAAAACAGAACTTTCTCCTCGGCCAGGG GCAGCGGGGCGGGAGATGACCCAAGAAGAGAAGCTTCAGCTtcggaaagaaaagaaacagcagaagaAGAAGcggaaggaggaaaagggggcAGACCAAGACGCTGGCTCTACCGTATCTGCAGCTCAGCGGCAAG TAGACCCAACCAGAGAACTCCCAGGACCCGGTAGTCAGTCGGGAGGCACTGCTGGGGAGAAAGTTCCAGCTGGCCGGAGTAAGGCCGAACTTCGTGCTGAAAGGAGAgccaagcaggaggcagagcgGGCCCTGAAACAGGCAAGGAAAGGGGAACAAGAAGGGCCCCCTCGTCAGGCCTGCCCCAGTACAGCTGGAGAAGCCTCAGCAG GTGTGAAGCGCCTCCCGGAACCCACCCAGGTCGACGACCCCTCACCTCCGAGGAGGCTTACTAGAAAGCCAGAGCGACAGCAG GTTCCTACACGAAAGGATTATGGATCCAAAGTCAGTCTCTTCTCCCACCTACCCCAGTACAGCAGACAAAACTCCTTGACCCAGTACATGAG CGTCCCATCCTCTGTGATCCACCCAGCCATGGTGCGACTCGGTCTGCAGTACTCCCAGGGCCTCGTCAGTGGCTCCAATGCCCGGTGTATCGCACTCCTCCACGCCTTGCAGCAG GTGATTCAGGATTACACAACACCTCCCAGTGAGGAACTCTCCAGGGATCTTGTAAATAAACTAAAACCCTACATCAG CTTCCTGGCCCAGTGCCGCCCCCTGTCGGCAAGCATGTGCAACGCCATCAAGTTCCTTAACAAGGAAATCACTGGCATGAGCAGCTCCAAGCGGGAAGAGGAG GCCAAGTCAGAACTTAGAGAAGCCATCGATCGGTATATGCAAGAGAAGATCGTGCTTGCAGCTCAGGCAATTTCACGATTTGCTTCTAAGAAGATCAGTAATGGGGACGTGATCCTGGTATATGGATG CTCCTCTCTAGTGTCACGGATTCTTCAGGAAGCATGGGTTGAGGGTAAGCAGTTtcgagtggtggtggtggacagCCGGCCCCGACTTGAGGGAAGGCACATGCTCCGTTCTCTTGTCCGTGCTGGGGTCCCAACTTCCTACCTGCTGATTCCTGCAGCCTCCTATGTGCTCCCAGAG GTTTCCAAGGTGCTATTGGGAGCTCACGCACTCCTGGCCAATGGATCTGTGATGTCTCGGGTAGGGACAGCACAGTTGGCCCTCGTAGCTCGAGCACATAATGTCCCAGTACTGGTCTGCTGTGAAACATACAAGTTCTGTGAACGTGTGCAGACTGATGCCTTTGTCTCTAACGAGCTAG ATGACCCCGATGATCTGCAGTGTAAGCGGGGAGAACAGGTGGTCTTGGCGAACTGGCAGAACCATCCATCACTCCGGTTATTGAATCTGGTCTATGACGTGACTCCCCCTGAGCTCGTGGATCTGGTGATCACAGAACTGGGCATGATCCCTTGTAGCTCTGTGCCTGTTGTCCTTCGAGTCAAGAGCAGTGACCAGTGA